CGGTACGGAGTCTTATTTGAAGGTGGATGACTGTGTTCTATTCAGCTGCAATCGTTTCACAGATTCCGAAACGTCGACGTTGCTCTTGCTTCATGGAATGGGAGATTCCGGCCTCGCGTTTCGTGAAGTGTTTGAGTCTCCTGATTTCAAGGAGTGGAATCTTCTCGTTCCGGACTTTCCCGGGTACGGTAGAAGTTCTTCTTCGAAAGATTATTCATTTCAGATCCAGATCGCCCGGCTGTGGCGGTTGATTGAACATTTTCAAATTCGATCCTTTGTTGTTGTCGGACATTCGATGGGAGGTGTGCTTGCCACACTGCTTTGCCAATCGGATCAGAACGCACGAATTTCAAAACTTGTAAACATAGAAGGGAACCTGACTCCAGCCGATCTTTTCTTTTCAAACGCTGCGGTCGCCGCTCAGGCGTCAGGACGCTTCCTGGAATGGTTTAATGAATCCTTTCGCAAGGAGGAAATCTATCATCATCTGGGCAGTTGCTACGAATCTTGCCGCAGATACTTTGCTTCGCTGAGTTTCTCGCGTCCGGAAGCATTTCTTGCCAATGCAAAAGAACTGGTGGGCTTAACAGCTGCGAATAATGGCGATACCGAAATCGGAGAGCTTTATTCTTCAGTTTCTATCCCAAAAGTTTACTTCTATGGAACCAAGAGTGTGACTTCT
This is a stretch of genomic DNA from bacterium. It encodes these proteins:
- a CDS encoding alpha/beta hydrolase; its protein translation is MNSGTESYLKVDDCVLFSCNRFTDSETSTLLLLHGMGDSGLAFREVFESPDFKEWNLLVPDFPGYGRSSSSKDYSFQIQIARLWRLIEHFQIRSFVVVGHSMGGVLATLLCQSDQNARISKLVNIEGNLTPADLFFSNAAVAAQASGRFLEWFNESFRKEEIYHHLGSCYESCRRYFASLSFSRPEAFLANAKELVGLTAANNGDTEIGELYSSVSIPKVYFYGTKSVTSESLRYLERKGLQSKGLAGCFHWPMIERQKEFYTLLHNFVR